The following coding sequences lie in one Cannabis sativa cultivar Pink pepper isolate KNU-18-1 chromosome 5, ASM2916894v1, whole genome shotgun sequence genomic window:
- the LOC115716442 gene encoding single-stranded DNA-binding protein WHY2, mitochondrial isoform X2 — protein MMKKLSRLLLTSRNQISRNITKGKDGNLSHGLLLRTFTSHAGISTSGQNINVKGFSAPYIVYKGKAAFSVTPVLPTFTKLDSGLHVVDRGGCMMLKFTPAIGERKYDWEKRQLFALSPTEVGSLISLGPNDTCELFHDPSMLSSNAGQVRKSLTVKPHSTGGGYMISLTVVNNILKTKDYISVPFTTAEFAVVKAACSYALPHIMGWDRVTEKVEKVNGGRRTPDIKFDRGQLMDSEWDK, from the exons ATGATGAAGAAGCTTTCTCGTCTACTGTTAACTTCAAG GAATCAGATATCTAGAAACATAACAAAGGGGAAGGATGGTAATCTAAGCCATGGATTACTGTTGCGTACTTTCACTTCTCATGCTGGAATTTCAACTTCGGGACAAAACATTAACGTTAAag GCTTTTCAGCACCGTACATTGTTTATAAGGGAAAAGCTGCGTTCTCTGTTACTCCTGTTCTCCCAACATTCACTAAGCTAGAT TCTGGACTTCATGTGGTTGACCGCGGGGGTTGCATGATGTTGAAGTTCACTCCTGCCATTGGTGAGCGCAAATATGATTGGGAGAAGAGACAA TTGTTTGCTTTGAGCCCGACAGAGGTTGGATCTTTGATAAGCTTGGGTCCCAATGATACCTGTGAATTGTTCCATGATCCTTCGATGTTATCAAG TAATGCTGGACAAGTGAGGAAGAGTTTGACGGTGAAGCCTCATTCTACTGGCGGTGGCTATATGATTTCCTTGA CTGTTGTCAACAACATTCTAAAAACCAAGGATTATATCAGTGTTCCATTCACAACTGCTGAATTTGCAGTTGTAAAGGCAGCTTGCAGT TATGCGCTGCCTCATATAATGGGTTGGGATCGGGTGACAGAAAAGGTGGAAAAGGTCAACGGCGGAAGGCGAACACCGGATATTAAGTTTGATCGGGGACAACTCATGGATTCAGAGTGGGACAAATGA
- the LOC115716442 gene encoding single-stranded DNA-binding protein WHY2, mitochondrial isoform X1, protein MMKKLSRLLLTSRNQISRNITKGKDGNLSHGLLLRTFTSHAGISTSGQNINVKGGIAGFSAPYIVYKGKAAFSVTPVLPTFTKLDSGLHVVDRGGCMMLKFTPAIGERKYDWEKRQLFALSPTEVGSLISLGPNDTCELFHDPSMLSSNAGQVRKSLTVKPHSTGGGYMISLTVVNNILKTKDYISVPFTTAEFAVVKAACSYALPHIMGWDRVTEKVEKVNGGRRTPDIKFDRGQLMDSEWDK, encoded by the exons ATGATGAAGAAGCTTTCTCGTCTACTGTTAACTTCAAG GAATCAGATATCTAGAAACATAACAAAGGGGAAGGATGGTAATCTAAGCCATGGATTACTGTTGCGTACTTTCACTTCTCATGCTGGAATTTCAACTTCGGGACAAAACATTAACGTTAAag GAGGTATTGCAGGCTTTTCAGCACCGTACATTGTTTATAAGGGAAAAGCTGCGTTCTCTGTTACTCCTGTTCTCCCAACATTCACTAAGCTAGAT TCTGGACTTCATGTGGTTGACCGCGGGGGTTGCATGATGTTGAAGTTCACTCCTGCCATTGGTGAGCGCAAATATGATTGGGAGAAGAGACAA TTGTTTGCTTTGAGCCCGACAGAGGTTGGATCTTTGATAAGCTTGGGTCCCAATGATACCTGTGAATTGTTCCATGATCCTTCGATGTTATCAAG TAATGCTGGACAAGTGAGGAAGAGTTTGACGGTGAAGCCTCATTCTACTGGCGGTGGCTATATGATTTCCTTGA CTGTTGTCAACAACATTCTAAAAACCAAGGATTATATCAGTGTTCCATTCACAACTGCTGAATTTGCAGTTGTAAAGGCAGCTTGCAGT TATGCGCTGCCTCATATAATGGGTTGGGATCGGGTGACAGAAAAGGTGGAAAAGGTCAACGGCGGAAGGCGAACACCGGATATTAAGTTTGATCGGGGACAACTCATGGATTCAGAGTGGGACAAATGA